A region from the Gemmatimonadales bacterium genome encodes:
- a CDS encoding putative peptidoglycan glycosyltransferase FtsW, translated as MGRAVRHPGELRWETRLLGVITLVLLVFGVAATYGASSLVTLRGETVGATFALRQLGGAVVGGVLLLWLSRTDYWRWRDWAWPLLFVTIVFLLLPLLPFTRAIAPTVNGARRWVNFGPANFQPSELARLAVVIWCAMLASKKGAQIREFKRGVLPFILVLGFVALLIVLEPNLSMATLVAFLGGLVLFSAGAKIGHFVILGAVGMIAVFHQITDAQYRFARLHTFLNPGEGALAGGFQIHQSLIGIGSGQWLGLGFGEGHQKLGYLPYAYSDFLFSTIGEEWGFIGVLFIVLLFALFVWLGLRIARTASDPFGQYLAVGLTCTIGLTAFMHMAVSLGMMPTTGLTLPFMSYGRSSEVISLAGTGILINIGRLRGKTERRTGERRSEARTTAERRQGERRGRGAAGRPSGRTVTSAHAARSD; from the coding sequence ATGGGCCGAGCCGTGCGCCATCCGGGCGAGCTCAGGTGGGAGACGCGGCTCCTCGGCGTGATCACGCTCGTGCTGCTGGTCTTTGGCGTCGCCGCCACCTACGGTGCGTCGAGCCTCGTCACGCTGCGCGGCGAGACGGTGGGTGCCACCTTCGCGCTCCGGCAGCTCGGAGGTGCGGTGGTGGGTGGCGTGCTGCTCCTCTGGCTCTCCCGCACCGACTACTGGCGCTGGCGCGACTGGGCGTGGCCGCTGCTCTTCGTCACGATCGTCTTCCTGCTGCTGCCGCTCCTGCCGTTCACCCGCGCCATCGCGCCGACGGTGAACGGCGCGCGCCGATGGGTGAACTTCGGCCCCGCCAACTTCCAGCCGTCGGAGCTGGCGCGGCTCGCCGTCGTGATCTGGTGCGCGATGCTCGCGTCCAAGAAGGGCGCGCAGATTCGCGAGTTCAAACGCGGGGTGCTGCCGTTCATCCTGGTGCTCGGCTTCGTCGCGCTTCTCATCGTGCTCGAGCCCAACCTCTCCATGGCGACGCTGGTGGCGTTTCTCGGCGGACTCGTGCTTTTCAGCGCGGGTGCCAAGATCGGTCACTTCGTAATCCTCGGCGCCGTCGGCATGATCGCGGTGTTCCACCAGATCACCGATGCGCAGTACCGGTTCGCCCGACTGCACACGTTCCTCAACCCGGGCGAGGGCGCGCTCGCCGGCGGATTCCAGATCCATCAATCGCTCATCGGCATCGGGTCGGGGCAATGGCTCGGCCTGGGCTTCGGCGAAGGGCACCAGAAGCTGGGCTACCTGCCGTACGCATACTCGGACTTTCTATTCAGCACGATCGGCGAGGAGTGGGGATTCATCGGCGTGCTCTTCATTGTGCTGCTCTTCGCGCTCTTCGTCTGGCTCGGGCTTCGCATCGCGCGAACGGCATCGGATCCGTTCGGGCAGTACCTCGCGGTCGGCCTCACCTGTACGATCGGGCTCACGGCGTTCATGCACATGGCCGTCTCGCTCGGGATGATGCCGACCACGGGACTCACCTTGCCGTTCATGTCGTACGGCCGCTCGAGCGAGGTGATCTCGCTCGCCGGCACCGGGATCCTGATCAACATCGGCCGGCTCCGAGGAAAGACCGAGCGGCGCACCGGCGAGCGGCGAAGCGAGGCGCGGACGACGGCCGAGCGGCGCCAGGGCGAGCGCCGGGGAAGGGGAGCAGCCGGCCGGCCGTCGGGTCGCACGGTCACGAGCGCGCACGCCGCGCGGAGCGACTGA
- the murD gene encoding UDP-N-acetylmuramoyl-L-alanine--D-glutamate ligase, which translates to MAHAVPDASLIARWRSSGRLVSVVGLGRSGVAATLLLRARGLPVYASDVGEDDGLERQARVLRDAGATVELGRHNLITIAESCAVVVSPGVPPDAPPLEAARRVGLEIVAEVDLGFAELRGTRCIGITGTNGKTTTTALIAHLLCAAGFAAEAAGNIGRPLSDVVLRAESGERPALAWLALELSSFQLHDAPHLRPAVGVLTNLSPNHLDRYTALEAYYADKALLFAHADAGSVWVTNADDAAVRAMVANVPGTHLRFSTLARADGWYDRDGRRLMLGDVPLLARDALPLLGDHNVANALAAALAVRQAGGAIDRIAHGLTTFRAIPHRVEPVREVGGVLWINDSKSTNVTATEVALAAVDRPFVLLLGGRHKGAPYTPLVPLLERRCRAVVAYGEAEPLVARDLAGAVPLERGGRDFGAVLAAARRLARPGDAVLLSPACSSYDMFTNYEERGDRFRAAVEAM; encoded by the coding sequence ATGGCGCATGCCGTGCCCGACGCGAGCCTGATTGCGCGCTGGCGGTCGAGCGGGCGGCTCGTATCGGTGGTAGGGCTCGGACGGAGCGGTGTCGCGGCGACGTTGCTGCTCCGCGCGCGGGGGCTTCCGGTGTACGCGTCGGACGTGGGGGAAGATGATGGACTCGAGCGGCAGGCCCGGGTGCTGCGCGACGCAGGCGCGACGGTCGAGCTGGGCCGCCACAACCTGATCACGATCGCCGAGTCGTGCGCGGTGGTGGTGTCGCCCGGCGTGCCCCCCGATGCGCCGCCGCTCGAGGCCGCGCGCCGTGTGGGGCTCGAGATCGTGGCGGAAGTGGACCTGGGCTTCGCCGAGCTCCGGGGCACGCGCTGCATCGGGATCACGGGAACCAACGGCAAGACGACGACGACGGCACTCATCGCGCATCTGCTCTGCGCCGCCGGGTTCGCGGCCGAGGCAGCGGGGAACATCGGGCGCCCGCTCTCGGACGTGGTGCTCCGCGCCGAATCGGGGGAGCGGCCCGCACTCGCGTGGCTCGCGCTCGAGTTGTCCTCGTTCCAATTGCACGACGCGCCGCACCTCCGGCCCGCGGTGGGCGTGCTGACGAATCTGTCGCCCAACCATCTGGACCGATACACGGCGCTGGAGGCGTACTACGCGGACAAGGCGCTGCTCTTTGCGCACGCGGATGCCGGGTCGGTGTGGGTCACCAACGCGGACGACGCCGCGGTGCGCGCGATGGTGGCAAACGTGCCCGGCACCCACCTGCGCTTCTCGACGCTGGCACGCGCGGACGGCTGGTACGACCGTGACGGCCGCCGCCTCATGCTCGGCGACGTTCCACTCCTCGCGCGCGATGCGCTCCCGCTCCTTGGCGACCACAACGTCGCCAACGCGCTCGCCGCCGCGCTCGCGGTGCGGCAGGCGGGCGGCGCAATCGATCGGATTGCGCATGGCCTCACGACCTTTCGCGCCATTCCCCATCGGGTCGAGCCGGTGCGCGAGGTGGGCGGCGTGCTCTGGATCAACGACTCCAAGTCGACCAACGTGACCGCGACCGAGGTGGCCCTGGCCGCCGTGGACCGGCCGTTCGTCCTTCTGCTGGGCGGGCGGCACAAGGGCGCGCCATACACGCCGCTCGTGCCGCTGCTCGAGCGGCGGTGCCGGGCCGTGGTGGCCTACGGCGAGGCGGAGCCGCTCGTCGCGCGGGACCTCGCGGGCGCCGTGCCGCTCGAGCGCGGCGGCCGCGACTTCGGCGCCGTGCTCGCCGCGGCGCGGCGGCTCGCCCGTCCGGGTGACGCGGTGCTGCTCTCGCCCGCCTGCTCGAGCTACGACATGTTCACCAACTACGAGGAGCGCGGCGACCGGTTCCGCGCCGCCGTGGAGGCGATGTGA